Proteins co-encoded in one Waddliaceae bacterium genomic window:
- the tsaE gene encoding tRNA (adenosine(37)-N6)-threonylcarbamoyltransferase complex ATPase subunit type 1 TsaE: protein MKRYTTTSPEETIALGHSLGNALPGGSVVCFFGDLAAGKTTFIKGLASGALGSSYDDVNSPTFVYLNIYGEERKIYHFDLYRLDNSDDFLAKGFDEYLHCGEDICCIEWSEKIKDLLPEGYISVTMVHSGDGARTITIEGT from the coding sequence ATGAAACGCTATACTACGACATCCCCTGAAGAAACCATCGCGTTGGGTCATTCCTTAGGGAATGCTCTCCCTGGTGGCAGTGTTGTATGTTTTTTCGGCGACCTTGCTGCTGGCAAGACGACGTTCATCAAAGGCCTTGCTTCTGGAGCTTTGGGATCTTCATACGACGACGTCAACAGTCCAACTTTCGTATATCTCAATATCTATGGCGAAGAAAGGAAGATCTACCATTTCGATTTATATCGCCTTGATAATAGTGATGATTTCCTTGCTAAAGGTTTCGACGAATATCTTCATTGCGGCGAAGACATCTGCTGTATAGAATGGTCTGAGAAGATAAAAGACCTTCTTCCTGAGGGTTATATCTCCGTTACCATGGTCCATAGCGGCGATGGTGCGCGTACCATCACCATCGAGGGAACATAA
- a CDS encoding YihA family ribosome biogenesis GTP-binding protein, whose translation MAKYAFKNISFVTSATKPSGYPTFRDSSGYELPEIAIAGRSNVGKSTLLNHLFRNKYLVKTSATPGKTQLLNFFNIDSTFICCDLPGYGYARVPHRVRSHWGTMIKEYLEERKSLKLILFLIDIRRIPNDDDIMFLEWAARAEKSVIIVITKVDKVKSNEKSRNTQKILGAFDAENLHYVHYSATKNIGYNQLVAMINEALNEEIESVNSDQ comes from the coding sequence ATGGCGAAATATGCTTTCAAAAACATTTCTTTTGTGACATCGGCTACGAAGCCCAGCGGGTATCCTACCTTCCGCGACTCTTCGGGCTACGAGCTTCCGGAGATTGCTATCGCTGGAAGGTCTAATGTCGGGAAGTCTACGTTATTAAACCATCTTTTCAGGAACAAGTATCTTGTGAAGACCTCTGCTACGCCTGGGAAGACACAGCTTCTGAATTTCTTCAATATCGACAGTACCTTTATTTGTTGTGACCTTCCTGGTTACGGCTATGCTCGTGTTCCTCATCGTGTCCGCAGCCACTGGGGCACTATGATCAAAGAATACCTCGAAGAACGCAAGTCTTTGAAGCTCATACTTTTTCTCATCGACATCCGCCGCATTCCCAATGACGACGACATCATGTTCCTCGAATGGGCTGCTCGTGCTGAGAAGTCTGTAATCATCGTCATCACCAAGGTCGACAAAGTCAAGAGCAACGAGAAATCCCGCAATACCCAGAAAATTCTTGGGGCTTTCGATGCTGAGAACTTGCATTATGTCCATTATTCTGCTACTAAGAACATAGGATACAACCAACTTGTCGCCATGATCAACGAAGCGCTAAATGAAGAAATAGAGTCAGTGAACAGTGATCAATAA
- a CDS encoding DNA polymerase III subunit epsilon (3'-5' exonuclease of DNA polymerase III): MGLLQEDTFVCFDCESTGLDTENDHIVEFAAIRFTFEGIIDSVEYLIDPRVPIPEEVIAIHNITDAMVAGKPTIDKVLTEMLSFIGDSIVVGHGIEYDIAMVSNAAKRHGISCSLKKNKSLDTLRLARLYGKSPVNSLEFLRKHFSIEERGAHRAMNDVVVNIEVFKKLVESYNTTEDILDALSRPIAMKTMPLGKYKGREFRDIPEKYLLWAKHQNFDEDLLYSIRRELKKRKNVNSFEKSSNPFSSL; this comes from the coding sequence ATGGGATTGTTACAAGAAGACACTTTCGTATGTTTCGACTGCGAGTCTACGGGCCTTGACACTGAAAACGACCATATCGTTGAGTTTGCTGCCATACGTTTCACCTTCGAGGGCATTATCGACAGTGTCGAATATCTTATCGATCCTCGTGTTCCTATCCCAGAAGAAGTCATTGCCATCCACAACATCACCGATGCTATGGTTGCTGGAAAGCCTACCATCGACAAGGTCCTTACTGAGATGTTATCGTTTATCGGCGACAGCATCGTCGTCGGCCATGGCATCGAATATGACATCGCAATGGTCTCCAATGCTGCGAAACGCCATGGTATATCCTGCTCTCTCAAGAAAAATAAATCTCTCGACACTTTACGTCTCGCACGTCTATATGGAAAAAGCCCTGTGAATTCTTTAGAGTTTCTTCGCAAGCATTTTTCTATTGAAGAAAGAGGCGCTCACCGTGCTATGAATGATGTGGTCGTCAACATTGAAGTTTTTAAAAAGCTCGTCGAGAGCTATAATACTACTGAAGATATCCTCGATGCTTTATCTAGGCCCATTGCGATGAAGACGATGCCTTTGGGGAAATACAAAGGCCGCGAATTTCGCGACATCCCCGAGAAATATCTATTGTGGGCCAAGCATCAAAATTTCGACGAAGACCTTCTTTATTCTATACGTCGCGAGCTTAAAAAG